One genomic segment of Tiliqua scincoides isolate rTilSci1 chromosome 6, rTilSci1.hap2, whole genome shotgun sequence includes these proteins:
- the ENOPH1 gene encoding enolase-phosphatase E1, producing the protein MVGFTIPAEVRVILLDIEGTTTPIAFVQDTLFPYIKDNVKDYLQAHWEEEECQQDVGFLRKQAEEDSHMDGVVAIPLETRDGEEEIERVIQAVVDNVHWQMSLDRKTTALKQFQGHMWRAAYENGRLKGECFEDVVPAVRKWREAGMKVYIYSSGSVEAQKLLFGNSTEGDISELFDGHFDTKIGPKVDSESYQRIASSIGCSTNNILFLTDVTREADAAEEVDVHVAIVVRPGNAGLTDDEKSYYRLITSFNELFLPSSST; encoded by the exons ATGGTGGGCTTCACCATCCCCGCCGAAGTCCGCGTGATCCTGCTGGACATAGAaggcaccaccacccccattgcATTTGTCCAG GACACTTTATTTCCTTACATCAAAGACAACGTGAAGGACTATCTGCAAGCACACTGGGAAGAAGAGGAGTGCCAGCAAGACGTTGGTTTCTTGAGAAAACAG GCTGAAGAGGACTCTCACATGGACGGTGTCGTAGCTATCCCGCTGGAAACcagggacggggaggaggagATCGAACGTGTTATCCAGGCCGTCGTAGATAACGTCCACTGGCAGATGTCTTTGGACAGAAAGACCACCGCTTTGAAACAGTTCCAGGGTCACATGTGGAGGGCGGCGTATGAAAATGGCCGTCTGAAAGGAGA GTGTTTTGAGGATGTGGTTCCAGCAGTACGAAAGTGGAGAGAAGCTGGAATGAAGGTGTATATCTATTCTTCTGGGAGCGTGGAGGCACAGAAGCTCTTGTTTGGGAACTCAACAGAAGGTGATATTTCAGAG CTCTTCGATGGCCATTTTGACACCAAAATAGGCCCCAAAGTTGACAGCGAGAGTTACCAGAGGATTGCCTCAAGCATTGGCTGTTCCACTAACAACATCCTGTTCCTGACAGATGTCACTCGAG aggctgacgctGCAGAAGAAGTTGACGTCCATGTGGCTATAGTAGTCCGGCCAGGCAATGCGGGATTGACCGACGACGAGAAATCTTATTATAGACTTATAACATCTTTCAACGAACTGTTCCTGCCATCCTCCTCCACTTAA